The following coding sequences lie in one Kribbella sp. NBC_00709 genomic window:
- the rimP gene encoding ribosome maturation factor RimP has product MSRKPDQTGHTDTTSLENFLRPIVEQFGCDLEATDITPAGRRRLLRVLVDRDGGISLDDVAEVTRAISKGLDADDIMGDGAYTLEVSSPGVDRPLTLPRHWRRNVKRLVAVTLNAGGKVTGRIKSASDEAAELDVNGKARTIAYADVAKAKIQIEFNRAAGNDEPETPADGTVEEN; this is encoded by the coding sequence GTGAGCCGAAAGCCAGACCAGACGGGCCACACGGACACCACGAGCCTCGAGAACTTCCTGCGGCCGATCGTCGAGCAGTTCGGCTGCGACCTGGAGGCCACGGACATCACTCCGGCCGGCCGCCGCCGGTTGCTGCGCGTCCTCGTCGACCGCGACGGCGGGATCAGCCTGGACGACGTCGCCGAGGTGACCCGGGCCATCTCCAAAGGACTCGACGCCGACGACATCATGGGCGACGGCGCCTACACGCTGGAGGTCTCCAGCCCCGGCGTCGACCGGCCACTGACCCTGCCCCGGCACTGGCGCCGCAACGTGAAGCGCCTGGTCGCGGTCACGCTGAACGCCGGCGGCAAGGTCACTGGCCGGATCAAGTCCGCCTCCGACGAGGCGGCCGAGCTGGACGTGAACGGCAAGGCGCGGACGATCGCGTACGCCGACGTCGCCAAGGCCAAGATCCAGATCGAATTCAACCGGGCTGCCGGCAACGACGAACCAGAAACACCTGCCGACGGCACGGTGGAGGAGAACTGA
- a CDS encoding ferritin-like domain-containing protein: protein MTEVEALQAALAGEHAALYGVGVAGGKLGGARFRDATDTFSRHRDNRDHLSALVVAAGETPVAAEAAYDLPQAVVNAATATALVLLIERRIAAVYGDLVEAAEQPAVRAFAIDSLLGTASSQLTWGGAPLAFPGATA from the coding sequence ATGACCGAGGTCGAAGCCCTGCAGGCGGCGCTCGCCGGGGAGCACGCCGCTCTGTACGGCGTTGGCGTGGCCGGTGGGAAGCTCGGCGGTGCCCGGTTCCGGGATGCGACCGACACCTTCAGCCGGCACCGTGACAACCGCGACCACCTGAGCGCGTTGGTGGTCGCCGCCGGCGAGACCCCGGTCGCGGCCGAGGCGGCGTACGACCTCCCCCAGGCTGTCGTCAACGCAGCCACCGCCACCGCGCTGGTGCTCCTGATCGAGCGCCGGATCGCCGCGGTGTACGGCGACCTCGTCGAGGCCGCCGAACAACCAGCGGTGCGGGCGTTCGCGATCGACAGCCTGCTCGGTACGGCGAGCAGCCAACTCACCTGGGGCGGCGCACCGCTCGCCTTCCCCGGCGCGACCGCTTAA
- a CDS encoding carbohydrate ABC transporter permease — MVTTTSIRSAKSGQARNGPRDDTRLALLFILPALIGFGVFLVWPTLRGIYLSFTKFNLLTPPQFNGLDNYVRMVQDPVFWNALKVTLYYVILNIGFQTVLALVIAVMMQRLTQRTWLRGIVLTPFLVSNVVAAMVFLWILDYQLGIGNTILAAVGVDRIPFLSSSSWVIPTIAFINVWRHVGYTALLIFAGLQTIPETVYEAGRIDGASEVRMFRSITVPLLRPILSLVLIITVVGSFQVFDTVAIATRGGPVDSSRVLQFYIYDVAFGRFQFGYASAMSVALLAVLVAVTFLQYRLTRAETSDLA; from the coding sequence ATGGTCACCACGACCTCGATCCGGTCGGCGAAGTCCGGCCAAGCCAGGAACGGCCCGCGCGACGACACCCGTCTGGCGCTGCTGTTCATCCTTCCCGCACTCATCGGCTTCGGCGTCTTCCTGGTCTGGCCGACCCTGCGCGGGATCTACCTGAGCTTCACGAAGTTCAACCTGCTCACGCCGCCGCAGTTCAACGGCCTGGACAATTACGTCCGGATGGTCCAGGACCCGGTGTTCTGGAACGCGTTGAAGGTGACGCTCTACTACGTGATCCTGAACATCGGCTTCCAGACGGTGCTGGCCCTCGTCATCGCGGTGATGATGCAGCGGCTGACACAGCGGACCTGGCTGCGCGGCATCGTGCTGACCCCGTTCCTGGTCTCGAACGTGGTGGCCGCGATGGTCTTCCTCTGGATCCTCGACTACCAGCTCGGCATCGGCAACACGATCCTGGCCGCCGTCGGCGTCGACCGGATCCCGTTCCTGTCGTCCAGCTCGTGGGTCATCCCAACGATCGCGTTCATCAACGTCTGGCGGCACGTCGGCTACACCGCGCTGCTGATCTTCGCCGGGTTGCAGACGATCCCGGAGACCGTCTACGAGGCCGGCCGCATCGACGGCGCGAGCGAGGTCCGGATGTTCCGCAGCATCACGGTGCCGCTGCTGCGGCCGATCCTCTCGCTGGTGCTGATCATCACCGTGGTCGGTTCCTTCCAGGTCTTCGACACCGTGGCCATCGCTACCCGCGGCGGACCCGTCGACTCGTCCCGGGTGCTGCAGTTCTACATCTACGACGTCGCGTTCGGCCGCTTCCAGTTCGGCTACGCGTCGGCCATGTCGGTGGCGCTGCTCGCCGTCCTGGTGGCCGTCACATTCCTCCAGTACCGGCTCACCCGGGCCGAGACCTCAGACCTGGCGTGA
- a CDS encoding carbohydrate ABC transporter permease — protein sequence MATDTTPTVATAGPVAVRRDAPPAEPRRLNFGRALAWTFMILVILVSLFPFYWMLRTALSSNNALYAGSGSLLPVQTSAGGFERVFGLQTGQEAIDAGGAGQAINFWRYLFNSVVVSTLITAGQVFFSAMAAYAFARLQWKHREKVFAFFLAGLMIPAIFTLLPNFVLIKQLGLVDTLLGIALPTMFMTPFAVFFLRQFFLGISREVEEAALMDGASKVRVFFRLIIPMSLAPITTLAILTYIASWNEYFWALMVSYTDRSRVLTVALGVFKSQTPQTGPDWSGLMAATLVAALPMLVLFMLFAKRIVNSIGFSGIK from the coding sequence ATGGCTACCGACACCACCCCGACGGTCGCGACCGCCGGCCCCGTCGCCGTACGACGCGACGCACCCCCCGCAGAGCCACGCCGGCTGAACTTCGGCCGCGCGCTCGCCTGGACCTTCATGATCCTCGTGATCCTGGTCAGCCTCTTCCCCTTCTACTGGATGCTGCGCACCGCCCTGTCCAGCAACAACGCCCTGTACGCCGGGTCCGGCAGCCTGCTCCCGGTGCAGACCTCGGCCGGCGGTTTCGAACGAGTCTTCGGCCTGCAGACCGGTCAGGAGGCGATCGACGCCGGCGGTGCCGGGCAGGCGATCAACTTCTGGCGCTACCTGTTCAACTCCGTCGTCGTCTCCACGCTCATCACTGCTGGGCAGGTGTTCTTCTCCGCGATGGCGGCGTACGCGTTCGCCCGGCTGCAGTGGAAGCACCGCGAGAAGGTCTTCGCGTTCTTCCTGGCCGGCCTGATGATCCCCGCGATCTTCACCCTGCTGCCGAACTTCGTGCTGATCAAGCAACTCGGTCTGGTCGACACCCTGCTCGGGATCGCGCTGCCGACGATGTTCATGACGCCGTTCGCGGTGTTCTTCCTGCGCCAGTTCTTCCTGGGCATCTCCCGCGAGGTGGAAGAGGCCGCGCTGATGGACGGCGCCTCCAAGGTGCGGGTGTTCTTCCGCCTGATCATCCCGATGTCGCTCGCCCCGATCACGACGCTGGCGATCCTGACCTACATCGCCTCCTGGAACGAGTACTTCTGGGCGCTGATGGTCAGCTACACCGACAGGTCGCGCGTCCTCACCGTCGCGCTCGGCGTCTTCAAGTCCCAGACGCCGCAGACCGGCCCCGACTGGTCCGGCCTGATGGCCGCCACCCTCGTCGCCGCCCTGCCGATGCTCGTGCTGTTCATGCTGTTCGCGAAGCGCATCGTCAACTCCATCGGCTTCAGCGGGATCAAGTGA
- a CDS encoding YlxR family protein: protein MKVATDARPGESRERTCIGCRKRSSPADLLRMTVSGGLVLPDPDRRAPGRGAHLHPATECFDLAVRRKAFPRAFRVPGPLDVTGLREYVAQRDM from the coding sequence GTGAAAGTTGCTACAGACGCGCGCCCTGGCGAGTCCCGGGAGCGCACCTGTATCGGGTGCCGGAAGCGATCCAGCCCGGCTGACCTGCTGCGGATGACGGTTTCCGGAGGGCTTGTCCTCCCGGATCCCGATCGTCGGGCACCCGGCCGCGGAGCGCACCTGCACCCGGCGACCGAGTGCTTCGACCTCGCCGTCCGGCGCAAGGCGTTCCCACGGGCCTTCCGGGTCCCGGGGCCGCTGGACGTGACCGGGCTGCGGGAGTACGTCGCGCAGCGTGATATGTAA
- a CDS encoding ROK family transcriptional regulator — MAVTGASERSAGERGLTAGELAVTRQLLIHGPATRGDLGDRLNLSYASMSRLARALIGGGIATEDPESAAAIGRPRHVLTAVPSARHVVGVKLTGDTAYGVVCDLFGEVKATTRAALPRPEDDGVVPVAGTVKLIAQLANRLAPKVPTVDGIGVAVGGVIADRSVVREGTFLGWRDVDLGSLLQDRSGLPVIVTNDVTALAREQLWFGAGRTHSTFGIVTVGAGLGVGVVREGVAVEELIDNGHLLAHSPVDASGPTCGLGHRGCVAAYLNREDLERNASAAAKHPVTVADLVRARSGGDPAATRRLDDAARALGHVVSSFAGALQTTCIVLAGEDVAAFTDSPALQAAIDDRLRPGPLETQRCTLEVVPTPLTFTDWARGAAVAGIQHVLGA; from the coding sequence ATGGCAGTGACGGGCGCTTCTGAACGGTCAGCCGGTGAGCGAGGGCTGACCGCGGGAGAGTTGGCTGTCACGCGCCAGTTGCTGATCCACGGGCCGGCGACGCGGGGTGACCTGGGTGACCGGCTCAACCTGTCCTACGCCTCGATGTCCCGGTTGGCCCGGGCCCTCATCGGTGGCGGCATCGCGACCGAGGACCCCGAGTCGGCCGCAGCGATCGGCCGCCCCCGCCACGTCCTGACCGCGGTGCCCAGCGCCCGGCACGTCGTCGGGGTCAAGCTCACCGGCGACACCGCGTACGGCGTCGTCTGCGACCTGTTCGGCGAGGTCAAAGCGACCACGAGGGCGGCTCTGCCCCGGCCGGAGGACGACGGTGTCGTGCCGGTCGCGGGCACCGTGAAGCTGATCGCCCAGCTGGCGAACCGGCTCGCGCCGAAGGTGCCGACCGTTGACGGCATCGGGGTGGCCGTCGGCGGGGTGATCGCGGACCGTTCGGTCGTCCGCGAGGGGACGTTCCTCGGCTGGCGGGACGTGGATCTCGGCAGTCTGCTGCAGGACCGCAGTGGACTGCCGGTCATCGTCACCAACGACGTCACGGCGCTGGCTCGCGAGCAACTCTGGTTCGGTGCCGGCCGCACCCACTCGACCTTCGGCATCGTCACCGTCGGCGCGGGACTCGGTGTGGGCGTCGTCCGCGAGGGTGTCGCCGTCGAGGAACTGATCGACAACGGTCATCTGCTGGCACACTCGCCCGTCGACGCCAGCGGGCCCACCTGCGGCCTCGGCCACCGGGGGTGTGTGGCGGCCTACCTCAACCGGGAGGATCTCGAGCGCAACGCCTCGGCGGCCGCCAAGCACCCGGTCACCGTGGCCGACCTGGTCCGGGCCCGTTCCGGCGGCGACCCGGCCGCCACTCGTCGGCTCGACGACGCCGCCCGGGCGCTCGGACATGTCGTGTCGTCGTTCGCCGGGGCGCTCCAGACGACCTGCATCGTGCTGGCCGGCGAGGATGTCGCCGCCTTCACCGACTCGCCGGCTCTGCAGGCGGCGATCGACGATCGACTCCGGCCAGGACCGTTGGAGACCCAGCGCTGCACCCTCGAGGTCGTCCCCACCCCGCTGACCTTCACCGACTGGGCCCGCGGCGCCGCGGTAGCAGGCATCCAGCACGTCCTCGGCGCCTGA
- the truB gene encoding tRNA pseudouridine(55) synthase TruB: MTGTFTPASDGIVVVDKPGGMTSHTVVARIRRIAGTRKVGHAGTLDPMATGVLIAGINRATRLLGHLQLADKSYDATIRLGATTTTDDAEGEILSTSPVDGVSAEAISAAVAGFRGEISQVPSKVSAIKVDGRRAYERVRAGEEVELKARAVTISRYDILDVRPDDSGISVDVSVDCSSGTYIRALARDLGAELGVGGHLTALRRTRVGSFDLSAAHSLESLAESFDWLPIADVAAGTFPRYDADLAQSAAIRTGRPLPGLDLAAGQTAMFDPDGTFLALYEPHGPLAKPTAVFVS; the protein is encoded by the coding sequence TTGACCGGTACGTTCACGCCGGCGTCCGACGGCATCGTGGTCGTCGACAAGCCGGGAGGGATGACCTCGCACACCGTCGTCGCCCGGATCCGCCGGATCGCCGGCACCAGGAAGGTCGGCCACGCCGGCACCCTGGATCCAATGGCGACCGGCGTCCTCATCGCCGGCATCAACCGCGCGACCCGGCTGCTCGGCCACCTGCAGCTGGCCGACAAGTCGTACGACGCGACGATCCGGCTCGGGGCGACCACCACCACGGACGACGCCGAGGGCGAGATCCTGTCGACGTCCCCGGTCGACGGGGTGAGCGCCGAGGCGATCTCGGCGGCGGTGGCCGGCTTCCGCGGCGAGATCTCGCAGGTGCCGTCCAAGGTGTCGGCGATCAAGGTCGACGGGCGCCGCGCGTACGAACGCGTCCGCGCCGGCGAGGAGGTCGAGCTGAAGGCCCGCGCGGTCACGATCTCGCGCTACGACATCCTCGACGTGCGCCCGGACGACTCCGGCATCTCCGTCGACGTGTCGGTCGACTGCTCCAGCGGCACCTACATCCGGGCCCTGGCCCGCGACCTCGGCGCCGAGCTCGGCGTCGGCGGTCACCTGACTGCACTACGCCGTACCAGGGTCGGTTCGTTCGACCTGTCCGCCGCGCATTCGCTGGAGTCGCTGGCCGAGTCCTTCGACTGGCTCCCGATCGCGGATGTCGCCGCCGGCACCTTCCCCCGGTACGACGCCGACCTCGCCCAGTCCGCCGCGATCCGCACCGGCCGCCCGCTCCCCGGCCTGGACCTGGCTGCGGGCCAGACCGCCATGTTCGATCCCGACGGCACCTTCCTGGCGCTGTACGAACCGCACGGCCCGCTCGCCAAGCCCACCGCGGTCTTCGTCAGCTGA
- a CDS encoding cell division protein FtsK, which yields MLERRLTRRAAVVTAALVPGALALTGCKDDAAAGSGTPGAVNGAPSSSQSPAEETPTVDPAVVAALSAAATQVTQLSQLYATVSRKFPALRGRLAAGAKYHVSHLAKLKETQGVAAKAATTIAAPAGSVAALTTLAKQEAIAAVTHAAAAAKLSGAPARLLAEIAAAETQLSTTLTPKKKDAP from the coding sequence GTGCTCGAACGCCGCCTGACCCGACGCGCCGCAGTCGTGACCGCCGCCCTTGTTCCCGGCGCGCTCGCGCTGACCGGCTGCAAGGACGACGCTGCGGCCGGGTCCGGTACGCCGGGTGCCGTGAACGGCGCACCGTCCTCGTCGCAGAGCCCGGCCGAGGAGACGCCGACCGTCGACCCCGCGGTCGTCGCGGCGCTCAGTGCGGCGGCGACCCAGGTGACTCAATTGTCCCAGCTCTACGCAACCGTGAGCCGCAAGTTCCCTGCGCTGCGGGGCCGGCTCGCGGCCGGGGCGAAGTATCACGTGAGTCACCTCGCGAAGCTGAAGGAGACCCAGGGTGTGGCCGCCAAAGCAGCCACAACGATCGCGGCGCCGGCCGGCTCCGTGGCCGCGCTGACGACGCTCGCCAAGCAGGAGGCCATCGCGGCGGTCACGCACGCGGCCGCCGCAGCCAAGCTGTCCGGCGCTCCGGCCCGCCTGCTCGCCGAGATCGCCGCCGCCGAAACCCAACTGAGCACGACCCTCACCCCGAAGAAGAAGGACGCCCCATGA
- the rbfA gene encoding 30S ribosome-binding factor RbfA: protein MGEARAKQLADRIQVLVAELLERRVKDPRLGFVTVTDARLTGDLREASVFYTVYGDEQARASTAAALESARGLIRSEVGKALGLRHTPSVAFFLDAVPENAGQIEELLEKARMADAEVAKAAAGAKPAGDADPYKQPRHDGDEDDEDDED, encoded by the coding sequence ATGGGTGAAGCAAGGGCGAAGCAGCTGGCCGACCGGATCCAGGTGCTCGTCGCGGAGCTGCTCGAGCGCCGGGTCAAGGACCCCCGACTGGGCTTCGTCACGGTGACGGACGCCCGGCTGACCGGCGACCTGCGCGAGGCCAGCGTCTTCTACACGGTGTACGGCGACGAGCAGGCCCGCGCGTCGACCGCCGCCGCGCTGGAGTCTGCCCGCGGTCTGATCCGCAGCGAGGTCGGCAAGGCGCTCGGGTTGCGTCATACCCCGAGCGTGGCGTTCTTCCTGGACGCCGTACCGGAGAACGCCGGTCAGATCGAGGAGCTGCTGGAGAAGGCGCGGATGGCCGACGCCGAGGTGGCCAAGGCCGCCGCGGGCGCGAAGCCGGCCGGCGACGCCGATCCGTACAAGCAGCCGCGTCACGACGGCGACGAGGACGACGAGGACGACGAGGACTGA
- the nusA gene encoding transcription termination factor NusA, with the protein MDIDMAVLRSLEREKDIALEVVVEAIEAALLVAYHRTEGAQQHARVELDRKTGHVTVFARELAEDGTPAREFDDTPADFGRIAATTAKQIILQRLRDAEDEVRYGEFSGKEGDIVSGVVQQGRDPRSVMVDLGKIEAVLPAPEQVPGEKYEHGSRLRVYVVGVRKGFKGPQITVSRTHPNLVKKLFALEVPEIADGTVEITAIAREAGHRTKIAVRTLNPSVNGKGACIGPMGQRVRNIMHELHGEKIDIIDHSDDPATFVGNALSPAQVTSVEVVDAAARAARVVVPDYQLSLAIGKEGQNARLAARLTGWRIDIRPDTDVTRDDEKVD; encoded by the coding sequence ATGGACATCGACATGGCCGTACTGCGGTCGCTCGAACGGGAGAAGGACATCGCCCTCGAGGTCGTCGTCGAGGCGATCGAGGCGGCGCTGCTGGTCGCGTACCACCGGACCGAGGGAGCGCAGCAGCACGCCCGGGTCGAGCTGGACCGCAAGACCGGGCACGTGACCGTGTTCGCGCGCGAACTGGCCGAGGACGGCACGCCGGCCCGCGAGTTCGACGACACCCCGGCCGACTTCGGCCGGATCGCGGCCACCACGGCCAAGCAGATCATCCTGCAGCGGCTGCGCGACGCCGAGGACGAGGTCCGGTACGGCGAGTTCTCCGGCAAGGAGGGCGACATCGTCTCCGGCGTGGTCCAGCAGGGCCGGGACCCGCGCTCGGTGATGGTCGACCTCGGCAAGATCGAGGCCGTGCTGCCGGCGCCCGAGCAGGTGCCGGGGGAGAAGTACGAGCACGGCTCGCGGCTGCGGGTGTACGTCGTCGGCGTCCGTAAGGGCTTCAAGGGCCCGCAGATCACGGTCAGCCGGACGCACCCGAACCTGGTGAAGAAGCTGTTCGCGCTGGAGGTCCCGGAGATCGCCGACGGCACCGTCGAGATCACCGCGATCGCCCGCGAGGCCGGTCACCGGACCAAGATCGCCGTCCGGACGCTGAACCCGTCGGTGAACGGGAAGGGCGCCTGCATCGGGCCGATGGGCCAGCGGGTCCGCAACATCATGCACGAGCTGCACGGCGAGAAGATCGACATCATCGACCACAGCGACGATCCGGCGACATTCGTCGGGAATGCGTTGTCCCCGGCGCAGGTCACGTCGGTCGAGGTTGTCGACGCCGCGGCCCGTGCGGCCCGCGTCGTCGTACCCGACTATCAGCTCTCGCTCGCGATCGGCAAGGAAGGACAGAACGCCCGCCTCGCCGCCCGGCTCACCGGCTGGCGGATCGACATCCGGCCGGATACCGATGTGACTCGTGATGACGAGAAGGTAGACTGA
- the infB gene encoding translation initiation factor IF-2, with the protein MAKVRVYELAKELGVTSKVVLTRLNDMGEFVRSASSTIEAPVVRRLAEEFEKNPPKKRTAKKAAASTSAAPQATAPVAPAGPAQKPAQPATPKAPAERPAPVAESTPAPVAEAPAAKVDSAPVVESAPAAESAPAKAAPAPGVRPGPRPGPKPGPRQAAPAEAAPAEAAPVEAAPVESAPAAKAEAPASPATPSFEAPAAAATQSAPEAPAPAPRRSGGDTAGRPGPRPATPGSPRPGGSGSGPRPAGPGGQGSAPRPGAPRPGAPRPGAPRQGGQGGGGPRPGAPRPGNNPFSSTQGMQRGGARPGQGGGGGDRQGAPSPAGMAPRPPQGRGGNDRDRGGNDRPRPSGVPGAPRPNPAMMPKSSAGTFTGRPSGPGGGGGGGGRGGGGGGRPGGGPGAGPRGGGGGAGGGFRPGGGGPSGPPGGGGGRPGPGNRGRGGTQGAFGRPGGPARRGRKSKRAKRQEFDNMQAPAVGGVRVKHGDGEVVKLPRGASLTDFAEKVGVDPASLVQVLFHLGEMVTATQSVNEETLELLGTELNYDVQLVSPEDEDRELLQSFDIDFGTDEGDESDLVARPPVVTVMGHVDHGKTKLLDAIRMANVVAKEAGGITQHIGAYQVTTEVDGQERAITFVDTPGHEAFTAMRARGAQATDIVILVVAADDGVMPQTIEALNHARAANVPIVVAVNKIDVPSADPAKVRGQLTEYGLVPEEYGGDTMFVDVSAKSRINIDGLLEGVVLTADAALDLRANPNMPAQGIAIEANLDKGRGPVATVLVQRGTLRVGDSMVVGPAYGRVRAMLDEHGNTVEEASPSRPVLVLGLTAVPGAGDKFLVVDDDRQARQIAERREARARAAANAKRRARRTLEDFMASMEKGEAQELLLILKGDVSGSVEALEDALVRIEVGDEVNLRIIDRGVGAINENDVNLAIASNAVIIGFNVRPAGKAGDLAEREGVDVRYYSVIYSAIDDIEAALKGMLKPIYEEVTLGQAEIREIFRSSKVGNIAGCWVTSGLLRRNAKVRLIRDGAVVVDNTELSSLKRFKDDASEVREGFECGLTINNFNDIKIGDVVEAFELREKPRS; encoded by the coding sequence GTGGCAAAGGTCCGGGTCTACGAGCTCGCGAAAGAGCTCGGAGTTACCAGCAAGGTCGTTCTGACCAGGCTGAACGACATGGGAGAGTTCGTCCGATCGGCGTCCTCGACGATCGAGGCACCCGTCGTCCGACGGTTGGCGGAAGAGTTCGAGAAGAACCCGCCGAAGAAGCGCACGGCCAAGAAGGCCGCTGCCAGCACGTCTGCCGCGCCGCAGGCGACCGCACCGGTCGCACCTGCAGGCCCGGCCCAGAAGCCGGCACAGCCGGCCACGCCGAAGGCTCCGGCGGAGCGCCCTGCGCCCGTCGCCGAGTCGACGCCGGCCCCGGTCGCCGAAGCTCCGGCGGCCAAGGTCGATTCCGCTCCGGTGGTCGAGTCCGCGCCGGCCGCCGAGTCGGCGCCGGCGAAGGCAGCTCCGGCTCCGGGCGTCCGGCCCGGTCCGCGTCCAGGCCCGAAGCCGGGTCCGCGCCAGGCCGCTCCGGCTGAGGCCGCTCCGGCTGAGGCCGCCCCGGTCGAGGCAGCTCCGGTCGAGTCCGCTCCGGCGGCCAAGGCCGAGGCTCCGGCGTCCCCGGCGACCCCGTCGTTCGAGGCTCCGGCCGCTGCGGCGACCCAGTCGGCTCCGGAGGCTCCGGCGCCTGCCCCGCGTCGTTCGGGTGGCGACACCGCGGGTCGTCCTGGCCCGCGTCCGGCCACGCCGGGCTCTCCCCGTCCGGGTGGCTCGGGCTCCGGCCCGCGTCCGGCCGGTCCGGGTGGCCAGGGTTCCGCACCGCGTCCGGGTGCGCCCCGACCGGGTGCACCGCGTCCCGGCGCGCCCCGTCAGGGCGGCCAGGGTGGCGGCGGCCCGCGTCCGGGTGCTCCGCGTCCGGGCAACAACCCGTTCAGCTCGACCCAGGGCATGCAGCGCGGTGGCGCCCGTCCGGGTCAGGGCGGCGGCGGTGGCGACCGGCAGGGGGCTCCGAGCCCGGCCGGTATGGCGCCGCGCCCGCCGCAGGGCCGCGGTGGCAACGACCGCGACCGTGGCGGTAACGACCGGCCGCGCCCGAGTGGTGTGCCCGGCGCTCCGCGCCCCAACCCGGCGATGATGCCGAAGTCGTCGGCCGGCACGTTCACCGGCCGCCCGAGCGGTCCTGGTGGCGGCGGAGGTGGCGGTGGCCGCGGCGGAGGCGGCGGCGGTCGTCCCGGCGGCGGTCCGGGTGCCGGTCCGCGCGGTGGTGGCGGTGGCGCCGGCGGTGGCTTCCGTCCAGGTGGCGGCGGCCCCAGCGGCCCGCCCGGTGGCGGCGGTGGCCGTCCAGGTCCGGGCAACCGCGGTCGCGGCGGGACACAGGGTGCCTTCGGGCGTCCGGGTGGTCCGGCGCGCCGTGGCCGCAAGTCGAAGCGGGCCAAGCGCCAGGAATTCGACAACATGCAGGCTCCGGCAGTCGGCGGCGTCCGCGTCAAGCACGGTGACGGCGAGGTCGTGAAGCTGCCTCGTGGCGCCTCGCTGACGGACTTCGCCGAGAAGGTCGGCGTCGACCCGGCGTCGCTCGTGCAGGTGCTGTTCCACCTCGGCGAGATGGTGACCGCGACCCAGTCGGTCAACGAGGAGACGCTGGAACTGCTCGGCACCGAGCTGAACTACGACGTCCAGCTGGTCTCGCCCGAGGACGAGGACCGCGAGCTGCTGCAGTCGTTCGACATCGACTTCGGCACCGACGAGGGCGACGAGAGCGATCTGGTCGCACGGCCGCCGGTGGTGACCGTGATGGGTCACGTCGACCACGGTAAGACCAAGCTGCTGGACGCGATCCGGATGGCGAACGTCGTGGCCAAGGAAGCCGGCGGGATCACCCAGCACATCGGTGCGTACCAGGTGACCACCGAGGTCGACGGCCAGGAGCGGGCGATCACCTTCGTCGACACCCCGGGTCACGAGGCGTTCACCGCCATGCGTGCCCGTGGTGCGCAGGCGACCGACATCGTGATCCTGGTGGTCGCGGCCGACGACGGTGTGATGCCGCAGACGATCGAGGCGCTGAACCACGCCCGGGCGGCGAACGTCCCGATCGTGGTCGCGGTGAACAAGATCGACGTCCCGAGCGCGGACCCGGCCAAGGTGCGCGGTCAGCTGACCGAGTACGGCCTGGTGCCCGAGGAGTACGGCGGCGACACGATGTTCGTCGACGTCTCGGCGAAGTCCCGGATCAACATCGACGGGCTGCTCGAAGGTGTCGTGCTGACCGCGGACGCGGCGCTCGACCTGCGGGCCAACCCGAACATGCCGGCCCAGGGCATCGCGATCGAGGCCAATCTCGACAAGGGCCGTGGTCCGGTGGCGACCGTGCTGGTGCAGCGCGGCACGCTCCGGGTCGGCGACTCGATGGTGGTCGGCCCGGCGTACGGCCGGGTCCGGGCCATGCTCGACGAGCACGGCAACACCGTCGAGGAGGCGTCCCCGTCGCGTCCGGTCCTGGTGCTCGGTCTGACCGCGGTGCCAGGTGCCGGTGACAAGTTCCTGGTGGTGGACGACGACCGGCAGGCCCGGCAGATCGCCGAGCGGCGTGAAGCACGGGCCCGGGCGGCCGCGAACGCCAAGCGTCGCGCCCGCCGTACCCTCGAGGACTTCATGGCCTCGATGGAGAAGGGCGAGGCCCAGGAGCTGCTGCTGATCCTCAAGGGCGACGTGTCCGGTTCGGTCGAGGCGCTGGAAGACGCGCTGGTCCGGATCGAGGTCGGCGACGAGGTCAACCTGCGGATCATCGACCGCGGTGTCGGTGCGATCAACGAGAACGACGTCAACCTGGCCATCGCGTCGAACGCCGTCATCATCGGCTTCAACGTGCGGCCGGCGGGCAAGGCCGGTGACCTGGCCGAGCGCGAGGGCGTGGATGTCCGGTACTACTCGGTCATCTACTCGGCGATCGACGACATCGAGGCCGCCCTGAAGGGCATGCTCAAGCCGATCTACGAGGAGGTCACTCTCGGCCAGGCGGAGATCCGCGAGATCTTCCGCTCCTCGAAGGTGGGCAACATCGCCGGTTGCTGGGTGACCAGCGGCCTGCTGAGGCGCAACGCGAAGGTCCGGTTGATCCGGGACGGCGCTGTGGTCGTCGACAACACCGAGCTGTCGTCGCTGAAGAGGTTCAAGGACGACGCGTCCGAGGTCCGCGAGGGCTTCGAGTGCGGTCTGACCATCAACAACTTCAACGACATCAAGATCGGTGACGTCGTCGAGGCGTTCGAGCTCCGCGAGAAGCCGCGCAGCTGA